Proteins from a single region of Primulina tabacum isolate GXHZ01 chromosome 5, ASM2559414v2, whole genome shotgun sequence:
- the LOC142546641 gene encoding protein RER1A-like — protein MDSTPGGSLTSTEKPVTESSSAAENRDSTVSKASISRWIFTISQRYQHLLDKTTPHVLNRWIAFLCIAALYVVRVYLVEGFYVVSYALGIYILNLLIGFLSPQVDPEFSDGPTLPTRGSDEFRPFVRRLPEFKFWYSITRAFCIAFILTFISIFDVPVFWPILLFYWIILCMLTLRRQIEHMIKYKYVPFSFGKQRYDGKRAASTEPKSLPPVV, from the exons ATGGACTCGACTCCAGGTGGTTCCTTGACATCCACTGAAAAACCCGTCACCGAGTCGTCGTCGGCGGCCGAAAATCGAGATTCAACGGTGTCTAAAGCCTCTATTTCACGGTGGATCTTCACAATTTCCCAGCGATACCAGCACTTGTTGGACAAAACGACGCCGCATGTTCTGAACCGGTGGATCGCATTTCTGTGCATCGCAGCCTTGTACGTGGTGCGGGTTTACCTTGTAGAGGGATTCTACGTGGTGTCCTACGCTCTCGGTATCTATATACTCAACCTTCTCATAGGATTTCTTTCGCCTCAGGTGGACCCGGAATTTTCCGATGGGCCCACCCTTCCAACTCGCGGCTCCGACGAGTTTCGCCCTTTCGTCCGTCGCCTCCCCGAATTTAAATTCTG GTACTCGATCACCAGAGCATTCTGCATTGCTTTCATCTTGACATTCATCAGCATATTTGATGTACCTGTTTTTTGGCCAATCCTCCTTTTCTACTGGATCATTCTGTGCATGCTAACTCTGAGGCGACAGATAGAGCATATGATCAAATATAAGTATGTTCCATTTTCCTTCGGGAAGCAG CGGTATGATGGAAAAAGAGCAGCTTCAACTGAGCCCAAAAGCTTACCCCCCGTAGTCTAG